The Castor canadensis chromosome 12, mCasCan1.hap1v2, whole genome shotgun sequence genome contains the following window.
GAAGAAGGTGCTTATTTGGTGAATGAAAGGGTGGGCAGTAGGAGTTAATGTGCCTGGGGGATCCTCCTCCTTTTGCATTTCCTACTAAGCCTAGGCACTGTGTCAGACTCACTGGGGGGGTCCTGGGGGTGACCCATGAGCAGCTGGCACTCTGGTGCTGGCAGCAGGAATTGGGAATATAGAGGTACCTGTGGTCTTCCCATTGGCAGCAGAACATTGCCCTCTGGGTGGATCGTGTCTGTATGGGGACTCTGGGCCCAATTGTGTAACCAAATGGGGATAATGAGGCTTGCAAAGCTGGCAGAGTGATGGGGAGGAGTAATTAGCCAGAGTTTGGGCGAAGCTGCTGCAATGGGTGGGGCCAAACCTGGCTGCTGGGGACTCCTCTCTGCCCTGGCCTTTGAATCAGTGCTGACATGACAGATACCACCATGTGCAGGGACTGCGGAGTCCCTGACCCATTGTTGTCCTGCTCTCTGTTTAAACATGCAACATCACCTTCCGGGCCGATTTCAGCAACAAGTGCCTTTCAGGCAGCCACACCGCAGGCAGCTGCATGTGCTGGGACCTCTGAACTCAGCCACACTCCTctgccctccttcctcccctccccacttgcCTTAATTAAAAACAGTGTTCTAAAATGCTGTGAGCCACTCACCCCATTCTAATCATGATTCTTGACCTTGGCCTCTAGCTGTCTCCTGAAGAAGAGGAGAAGCGTCGAATCCGGAGGGAGAGGAACAAGCTGGCTGCAGCCAAGTGCAGGAATCGTCGCAGGGAGCTGACAGAGAAGCTGCAGGCGGTGAGGAGCATTGCATGGGGGCCGGTGGGAGGGGGGGAGACACTCTGTCCTTGCTCACAAGTGCCTTACACACGAGTCAGTGGAGATAGAGCACCTGGATCAATAGTGTGCTGaataacagagagagagagagagagagagagagagagattgagaaaacaaatgaacaaactggCTTTTGCCACCAGCTTGGACCTGGGCAGTCTTTGTGGGCCAACACATTTTTTCACTCAGTTCCTGAGTACTGTCTGCTCTCAGAACTACTGGAGCTTCTGGGTGAGGGATGGCAGAGAGCATAGATGTCATCAGTTCCTAGGAGCCAGGGCAGATCCAGACCTGCCCCTCCCGGGCTGTTTCCCAGTGTTCCAGCCACCCCATGCTTGCTGCCCGCAGGAGTGGCCCAGCCTGGCTTAAGCACTCTGGTTTGATGGGTGGAGGGGCCTGATGAAGACAGGCCGCATGTCAGTTGAGTTGTATTTTCTtggggttttctcatattcttcatgACCAAGAAGGTTCCCCATGGTCATGGTACCTCATTTTGTCCTGTGAGTCACCCTCCCATGCTTCCTAATTGCTCAGACCTGGGGGCCCGtggctctgccccctccctctcatgATCTTGACCTGACCAATGTCATGTAATGCCCTCCAGAACCTGGCCCTAAAGGAAGGGCTGTGTGCCATGTGGAGAATGCCTAAAGCCAGGGCTGACTCCACCAGGtggaatgtttttcaaaatgagGAGCTGAGCGAGACCCTGTCGGTGGTCCTCACAATACCCTCATGGGGTGGTACTTTAGAAAATATCTGTTAGTGTCTTTAATCTTCCCAGGTACTAGCCACTCATGTAAGCTTCCTTGTGTTCATCCTGCAGCCTTTGCTCTTAGGCATTGAACATGTACTTCATGAATTCCGTGACGTCCGTAGTAATGTCCCACGGAAGTGTTAGAGACAGGgaagtggatgagtggatgggagGTCTCCATCCCCAGATGAGGTGGATCCAAGAGTGATCAACACTCCCCAGACACTCCCCCAACAGAGCCCCCCCACCGCCACTGCTAACCTTTCTCTGGCCTGGCACTTCAGGTAGCCATGTCCAGTGTAACTTCCTGAGATGTTCCCTACTGCCAGCCCTCAAATAGCCTCCCCTCTGAGGTCCCTCTGTCTTCCTCCCCTCCACCCAGAACTCTCACACCCTAGTCCCCCGCCTCCCCCGCCCCTGACCCAGCCACCCAGGCCCCTGAGCCACATCCTCCACAGGAAGCCTCTCATAAGCTCATGACGTTTGTCAGACCCTTGAGACAgatggaaacttttttttcacTCCGGAATATGCTGCACTCTGCTTAATGAAGCTCTTGCCGGTatctcctcctttatgaccaggaaTCCATGTTAGGGAAAAATCGAGGAGGAGGCTGATGACGCACCCCCACTCTCCATCAGCCCTCTCCACGTGTACTTGTGAAGGAAGGGGGCTGAGATCATTTCACGGTGCTCTTGCATCCCCACAGGATCTTGCAGGGGCTGTCAGGTGCCTCTGTTGTCAAGTGTGTGGCTGAACTGCATGTTTACTGAGGTTCTGAGTCCTAGGACACAGGCTTCAGAAATTAGAGCAAAAAAGAAGGGATCCAAAAGGGATTGGCTGAGCACTTACTACaaaccaggcactgtgctaggacTGGGACTATGTATGACAAAGTCTCTGCTCTCATGTACCTTCAGGCTCTGTGTCACTGTGTCCACAGCGAGCCTGGCATGGGGCTGAGGAGGGAGATAGGTGAGATTCATCTTGTGCTCCCTTTTTCATGCAATCCTCTTTTACCCCTGGGGGACCAAGGCAGTAAGTAGTAGTGGACTTTGAAGTCAGATACATTGGAATTCAAATCTGGGCTACACTACCTGCTAGCTCTGACTTTGAACAAATTACtcaacctttctgaaccttggtttccttatctgcaaaatgggttGATGATAAaatctgctttcaaaaacttctggaggatcaaatgaaataatctaTGCAATGCTTAATGCAGTGCCTGGCATAAAGTTAAGCGCTGGATTATGGCAGCTGCAGTGTTATTTTATCCCTCCTCCAAGCCAATTTTCCTCCtttggaaataaaaggaattgtgAGGCACCATGTGACTCACAACCACTGAGTTCTGTGGCCAGATATGTTGAGCTGTCGCTCTTCAGTGGTCATCTGAGGACATTGCTGGCTTTCCCTTTTTCACCTGGAGTGGACCAACTCCCAGCAGGTGCTTACAGGTTACCATTCCTTacatccttttctttcccctccagGAGACagaggagctggaggaggagaAGTCAGGCCTGCAGAAGGAGATCGCTGAGCtgcagaaggagaaggagaagctgGAATTCATGTTGGTGGCCCATGGTCCAGTGTGCAAGATCAGCCCTGAGGAGCGCCGATCGCCCTCGGCCTCTGGGCTGCAGCCCATGCGCAGTGGGAGCAGTGCAATTGGTGCTGTGGTGGTGAAACAGGAGCCCCTGGAAGAGGACAGCCCCTCATCCTCAGTGGTGGGGCTGGAGAAGGCCCAGCGCTCCGTCATCAAGCCCATCAGCATTGCTGGGGGCTTCTACGGGGAGGAACCCCTGCACACTCCCATCGTGGTGACCTCCACACCTGCCATCACCCCAGGCTCCTCAAACCTTGTCTTCACCTACCCCAGTGTCCTGGAGCAGGAGTCACCTGCATCACCCTCTGAGTCCTGCTCCAAGGCCCACCGCAGAAGCAGTAGCAGTGGGGACCAGTCATCAGACTCCTTGAACTCCCCCACGCTGCTGGCCCTGTAACCCTGTGCTTTCCTCCCCAGCTCTGGAGGGGTCCTCGTCACTGCCTCCTTCCCAGGGACCAGCATCTTCAAGGGCAAGAGAGAGGCCCTGCCAGAAAGCTTCCCAGTTCTGAAAGACCCAGGTGGGACTTGACAGTGAGGCGTTGGACTTAGGTTGATCTCTTGAAAGCCACAGGACCTCCTTCCTCATTCATCTTGTGAGCAAATCCTGTTTCTTGAAAAGCCATGGAGGACTTGAAATGGTGGACTCAAGACATCTCTGGCATCGGAAGAGCCTGGAGCTGGCCCAGACGGTTCCTGTCCCTTTGTTACGCTGTTGTCTCTGGAAGTGACGGTGTCCTTCCCTGCTCTCCCCAAGCATGCTCCGTGCTTTTTGGATTCATCTTCCCTCAACttgccccttccctcccccaatgTCAGTTTCAGTCCTTCTTGGTTTTTATCAAATTTGCCATGACATTTCATCTGGGTGGTCTGGATGTGAAAGCTCTTCATTTCTGGAGATGGGGCAGGATATGGCTCTTCCACTGGGGCCGACTTGTCCAGAGGGGGCAGTCAAAGTGCAATACAGAACCTTCCCTTCCCAACACTCCCCAGTGCACCACTGTCTCCAGACCACCAGCAGGGCTCCCCATGCCCTCCAGGGGATGCTGCCATCATTGGGAGGCATCAAGAACCCTTTTTCCCCACCTTGGAGATTCTGAGCTCTTGGAGGATTGGCTTGGCCAGAAGACAGGGTGCAACAGCCAGTGCACAGGTTGGGTTTGCCAAATACCTAATTACCAGGCCAGGATTAGTGCCAACAAATCCACACAGCTTCCCTTCATCTGGTGTCTTGAGCAGGGCATCTCTTGCAATTACTGCCTCACCATTCTGCCCCTGGACCCTCCTTTCCAGACCAGGGAGGCATCCCTCCCGAGGAACCACACATCACTCCAAGGTCCTGCCAGGCTCTGCCCTTCCCTGGCTCTCAGGACGACAACACCCACGGAGATTTAATGAGCGTGGACCCTCCCCAGATTTTGGCCAAGTGGCTCCTCCCAAGCCTCAGTGGATGGAAGgactggggaggggggaggcagTGAGGGTGGGAATGTCTGCCATAGCAGCAACCCTGGCACCCAGCCTGCCCTGGCCACTTACTTCTTAGTGAGGTGCAGGTCCCTTCCTGACCTCTGTGGTCTCTGCCACCCAGTGGATCAAGTGCTTTATTTTCCATACTCCCCCTGTACCACCCCCGAGTGCTCTTCTGGTCCACTCAGCCAGCTGTGAGTAGCTGGCCTCAGTGAGCTCTTGCTGGAGCTTGGGGCTTATGCACCATTCCTGGTTGTCTGTTGAATCCTTCCAGCTGCTGAAATTGGAGATAGGATGGGTTGCTTCCTATGGGTTCCCTGACCTCCAGCAAGAGCATAGCTCCGCGGCACCCTGCTTCCCACCCCTCTGAACCCTTTCTCCACAGAGCATGTTGACATGTGTCTTGAGAAGTGGCTTCTGGTCAGAACTGGCTGCTGCAGGGCTAGTGCTCTGAGGGAGACTAGCTGTTGGCAATTCATCCCTAGAACCGTTGTTTGCCTGTATAAAGTGATATTGATGTTACTTAAACCCAGTGATGGTTAAGTGTCCCAGTCTGACTGGAGAGAGAAGGGACAGCTTTGCATACTGGTTTCTTTCCCACGTGCTGGTTGTTATTTAATTCCATTGCTCACTTACGTGCACTAGACATGCAGTATGGAAGAGCTACATGCTTAAAACACACAGCCCAGTAGGACTGGAAGTGACGTGTGCAGAGGCCTGCCGAGTAGAGGGGATTAAAAGCAGAGAATTTTGTTCCTAGTACTTTCCCCTGGCTGTGATGCTGCCATCCAGGTTTCCCAGGACCTCTGGGAGGGGAAGACTAGGCAATTGAGCTTCAGTCCTTTAAGTAagcaaagaagcagaaggaagccAGGAGTTGCAGGAGGTGGGCCAAGAAGCCTGGTGTTCTCAGCTTGGAAAGGGTTAATCATCTCAAGCGGTGTTTGTAGTCAAGTGAAGCTGTTTGCTTCATTGTGCATATAGATATGTCTTCAGTAGCTGTTTTCTGGTCTTTTATTTCTAAAAGCCCATTTCTGCCCCACTCTGTGCAGCCTGGATCCCAATGCGGGTCATGGCCTGTGACTGGGGGACACTCCTACAACAGTCTGGCTTCTGCTCAGATTTCAAGCTATGTTGGCATTGGCACCAGGACAAGGCACAACCAGCCAACGCCTGGGGACCTCAGAAGTGCTTTTTCTTCATTACTACCTTGCTTTGTCCTAGGAGGTTGTTTGGCTTCCCCAAAGCCAGAGATTATTTGGGAAAGGCTGAATATTCACACCCACCCCAGTCACAAGTGTATTTATCTTCCTTCTGGCTTGCTCTCCAAGTTCACTCATACATgtcacaaacacagacacacacacacacacacagacacacacacacacacacacacaaacacaccgtTGCTCCAGACTCCAGCCACCCAGCCTGTCGCTCCTTCCTGCCTGGCTCTAGCTAAGGGAGCAGCTGCAATGGGGATGCCTTTGTGCTTGGGCGAGGAACTGTTGTGCCTCCCTGTGTCCCCAGCCATGAGGCAGCTGGTGTGGACTCCAGTTGGGCTGCAGGCAGCTCTGGGATGGCATAGGGCTGGCACTCCTTGATCAGCAAGCAAGAAGCACACAGTCCTCATTGCCACCTGGCTGGTCTGTCTGAGAATAGTCCTCCCTCAGGTTGGATAGATTGGGACAAGTGttgacaaaggaaagaaagtagatcCCAGGTGAAGCTTAAGAAATTGGCAGAGCCAACTTCAAGCAGAAATTCTCTGGGGAGATTTTCAGAAAGAGTCAAATATTCTGCTTGGCCAGGTGTGCCCACAGTGGCTAGTCACACAAGCATCTCAGAGTCAGGAGCCACCAGACTGCTGCTTCTCCTCAGGCTTTGCGTAAAGGAATCTCCTTTGCTCCTACTTGACTCCAGGTGGGGGCTAGACGACTTGGGGCATTGGGGCTGATTTTTCTCCCTTGATGGACCAACAGTGATCCTCACAAACATCATTTAACTttcaggttgatttttttttttctcagatcaGACACCCATGTGACACTTTTGGGGAGGAAAAGAATAAGCACCTAAATGGGCCAGGCACTGTAAGGCACTTTTATATTTATCCTCTTTAAGATGAGACTAAGGGATGAGGGCATCCCCTTATAAAAAGCCCCCAAGTAATGACTAATCAAAAACACTTTGGATGAGAAGGTCTTTCTTCAAAGACCTGAGTAGGATTGTCTACAGTTTGATGTTTGTTCTCAAAGATCCATCCCCTGCAGCATCTGCCGACCTCCAAGCTCCtcctacttattttttttttcttctatgctCCTCTGATGGCTAGAGGAGCAGTTGGAGTCCTTTGAGAATTTGTGGACCAATAGGATATGTGGTgtgtatatttttccttgtaaaacttaaGTAAAAAGGGTCTTGCTGCATTCTGCTTGTTGAGTTTTCTTGACATCCACCTTAATGGCCAGCATCTCACTATTTATTGACaggttggtgtgtgtgtgtgtgtgtgtgtacatttccCTGCGTGCCTGTGTCCTCCTGCAGCTTTTCATAAGGAAACCCACTCATCCCACTATTAATTTGGCATCTTCTCAAGCTTCTAGTGTTTTGGCCATGCATCAACAAAGGGTTTTAGTTTTCCAGTGCTGACAACGTGGTCAGTAGGGCCTGGGTTAAATTTTGATGGGGGatatgggaagggaaggggagaagaaattgacatttattttattatttattttaaatgtttacatctTCTTTGTGTTGTACCAAACCTGAATAGAAACAGATAGCATTAAAATActcagtttttctctctctcttgcttccttttttttttttttttaaaaacttaggataatgatgcttttttttttgtttgtttctaaagTGATTTGTGACTTGTGCTGTATAAACTGTATAAAAAGGTTCTGTTTTTAGAGATGGATTGTCATTCCTCTGGGGACAGTGGCTGCCAAGAAATTTACATTGTAAAAGAATACAATGAAAGATCCTGCCCTGTTCCTAAAAAATTATTGTCTCTATATGATTAAaaatttattccatttattttagtTTGTGGTTACTTGattttgaggaagaaaataatcAACTTTGTATAAAGGCTAGGTATCAGAGTGTCTTGCAGTGGGAGATGTATATATAGTATTTTGGTATCTAGTGGAAATTCATGAGCTTTGTGCATCTATATTTGAGACATGTCAGTGATGTGGAGTGAAGTCTGCTATTAGACATTGGAGGGAAACAAGTTGTACAAGGTTCTGTTGCTCATGGGGAATTTAATTACCTTTCTTGgcaccattttttttctggtttttttttttttttttttttttcggtaatGGTGAAATGGTCCTACTAGAGGGTCTCTTAAATTGACTTCTCCAGGCAGGACCATGAGCTCAAAATCTTTGTATAGTTTTGAAAATTGAGGAGTAGCTCTGCTTGGAAGCATCtctgatggtgtttgttgttgttttgttctgttgtttTACTGTATGTAACACAAGCCTACAGTATTTGCACTAAAGAAAGCTTGTTAGAAAAGCTTGCTGCTATGGAAGAAAGAacatattaaaactttttttttcttgcgggtttctttttttttttcagttagctTTTCCACTTTCCGTTGAGTAGCGTTTTGTAGAATAAAATGAATTGAGATTGAAGAGCCTCTGATGGTTGGTTTATTCTATCTTTCTTCCCCACCTCtactgttgcttttctttttcttctgttcctttctaCCTTTGGCCCTGGTGGGTCAAGTTGGTATCTCTACTAGAGGAGGGGCTCACCTTGACCCTCTTTCTGCAAAACTGTGAGGGTGGTCTTCTGGAAGGGTATTAGAGCTCCCCTCCTGTATTCCTTCTCCCCCCGCCCAACCCTCTCCAAAACACTCCTTATCCTGTTTCCCACGGCTGTGGACCTAATTCTCAGCCAGCTGCTAACTACTGACAAGGTGTGAGCCAATAAAAGTTTAAGGGTATTTTGTTTAAGCAGTTTGACTCTAGAAACCCAGAAATCTTCAAAGAACCAGTTAAATGTATTGCTAAGATTGTCACGGTCAGACATCAAGTGCAGGAAGGCTCTGGGAAGGACAGATGGCATGTAAATATGTGGCTGATCCATCTCTGTACTTGCTTTTTGAAAACTCATAGGTTGTTAGGTATGGAACACTCAGAAGTATTGGCCCATACCTTTTGTCCTGTAGACCCAGAAACCAGGGGTGACTAAGGAATGTCTTCTGGGGTGTTCTTTTCTCGCAGTGTAAAAGGTAGAGAGCCAAGCCCATCATTAGTTAATGCCCCTGGTGCATGGCAGCTGGCTGACAATTAGCCCTAGAAATTATACCACTTGCTTTGTCATGCTTTAGACGAGCTCAGTGTACAGGCCTCATTGTTTGAAGGACACAAGAACACTGGACTAGGAGTCAGAGGCACCCTAAATCCTAGGCCTGCCCCCTGGATTGGCTGGTGAGGTTTACAGAGAGCCATTGaatccctgagcctcagtttcctcatctgtgaagggCCTGAGCAGTGACAGTAGTGTAAGGACAGCCATTTAAAAGGGGTCACAGTATTACCTCCTTTCCCTTTCAGGTGGGCCGCCAGTGTGGGAGAACAGGGCTGCCTAGAAATCTCTTTACTGGGCCTCATTATGACTTCTGCTTGAGGTCAAGGAAACCTGGACAGAGCCTGGAATGTTTCAGTGGTACCCCACTAACCCAAGCAGCTGCTGTGTTTCCTCATGGGGCAAATGTCAAGCAAGCTGCTCAAAGAGTTCACCTTGGCTTCTGCAGGCTGTGGAAATGCCATTGTTCAGAGAGGGGCATGTGTTCCCACTTCTAGGCTTGCCTCTCTTGCCTGactgtttccatacattcttctACCTTCTAGTAACACCTTAGAATCTACTTTGTTTAAATTTCCACCTCTTCACCCATATGGCAATTAGAGTGGTTGATGATTGCCAGGCACTTATTAGATGGAGTCATAAGCTTCTTTGTGCAGCTGTAAATGCCTTAAGAACATCCAGACAGCTGTTCAGTCTTTTATGGAAAAAACCAACAAGGGAATGACCTCCACTGGGTTCTCAAATCTTAGAGAATCTGCTGGGGAAACTTTTCAGTCACCTGTAAGCCTAGGCTGAATTGGTCCACATCAGTTCCATGACTTGGGCTTAGAGCAAGCTCTATCGATTTCATTTTCAACAAATTTagactttcaaagtttcagtagAGTTGTCTTCCTTGGGAAAGACCTCTTGGTGAGAGAGTCCTAGAATCATGCCCTTGTGTGGAACTAGAAATACACCCCCACGAATGAACACAACCTTGTGTCTAGGCTTTCTTTGATCCTTAGACCCACCactatgtaaaagaaaaagaatttctccTGGAGTAGATGTTTTCCAATGTGTTGAGCAATGAGACTGTATGTGAAGGCCTGTGGAAATAGGTGGAAAAATGCTAGAATCAGGAACAAATTTAAGTGGTTAAAACCCATAAACCTTGGTTATAAAGTTGACTGATGCAACTTGATTACAGTACAGCCATTGGACCCTGAAATGAAGGGTGTGGTTTTTCCTTTCCACTCTATGTGTTTAAAGGGTGGATGGAATACTTGTCCATAAGCAGCTGTGTCCCTCCTGGCCACAGGGCCCCACCAGGTCCCACATGGAAGGCTCCAGGGCATTGCTCTTGTATGTGCCCTTGCTCTTGCTGACAAAGATTCTGTTTCTCCTGATGAGACAACAAAAGGACTGCTTCCTGAGAAGCCATGAGCTGTTAGGACTAGTCCACTTAGGCTTCTTTATGATCAGACCTGTCTGGGGTGTCGAGAAACCCCAGCTCTGCCCACTGGGTaggctcctcctccttcttctccatcAGGCCCCTGGTGGACTGATGCCATAGCAAAGTCTAGCATAATCCGAGTTGTCTCTGGAAAGTTCCACttatttaaagaacaaaacaaacaaaaaactgtttcAAGCTCCATCTCTGGAGCTAAACTAAACAAAACTAAACACCAGAATAAGTCCTTATATAAGCCAAAGGAGGAACCAAAGAAAGCACAAATATGCAGCCATGGAGGCTTATAGTGGTGAGTATTAGTAGAATACAAAGTGTGGGCCGCTCTGGGAACTTTAGATCTGGTCTTCTGAAATATAGCAAAGCCCTGTCCTTTAGGACTTTTAGAACATTTAGAACATATTAGTTGATAATAAGTACAGTATCAGTATTAGTTgataagcatttttaaattgaggttcaattcatttatataaaattaatcattttaaggTGAAGAGTTCGGTGGCATTTTGTACCTTTACAGTATTGTGTAGCCATCACCCCTATCTGGTTCCAAAACATTCTCATTGTCACAAAAAGAAGCCTTATGCCGTTAAGCAGTCATCCCCTTTCTCCTGTGCCTGGCAGCTACCAACCTGCTTTCTGtctgtattatttatatttaggtAGTATTTTTGAGACTTCCAATGATTCCATTTTctgaattgaaagaaaaaagctaTCATGAAACATTGGCGTGAAAAATGGGCTAAAAGCTATTAGTGGTATGGCTTCTTTGCTGTTttagctttgttttttcttttcctatggtttcACATACAGTGTCTTTTTCATAGCCCAAGAGACAACTGGTGCTGAATGTATTGGAAAACATCAGCTCCGAGAGAAATTCCTTTGCCCTTACGCAGTGACAAATCTGGTACACTGGCAAATACCATCACTACCTTGATCCAGTGCATACGGCATGTACTTGCTTCTCAAATAAAGATGAAATACACCTGAAAAGACAGATTTTGCTCACTGCTGAAAGCAGACACCTTTGTCATGTGAACATAAGAGAACTACATTTTAGAAATTAGTGTCCACACAGAGACTGTCATCCTCCTACACTGACAGGTATAAGGAAGAAAATCTCTCATTGGTTCAAAAATCTTGCATCTGACTAAGGCCATGACACTACAAAAGCGCTCTTTGGGACACAGCTGGACAAATGCAGTATACAGGAGTTACACGACATGTCTCTTTGCTTCACAGTCAAATGTTTCATGGGAAACAGCAATTAACTACAAACTAGAGGCTGCTCTCAAGGAAATTAAGTCTGATCACAGTGCAAAGACAGGGAACACCGACATTTGG
Protein-coding sequences here:
- the Fosl2 gene encoding fos-related antigen 2 isoform X2 is translated as MPGSGSAFIPTINAITTSQDLQWMVQPTVITSMSNPYSRSHPYSPLPGLASVPGHMALPRPGVIKTIGTTVGRRRRDEQLSPEEEEKRRIRRERNKLAAAKCRNRRRELTEKLQAETEELEEEKSGLQKEIAELQKEKEKLEFMLVAHGPVCKISPEERRSPSASGLQPMRSGSSAIGAVVVKQEPLEEDSPSSSVVGLEKAQRSVIKPISIAGGFYGEEPLHTPIVVTSTPAITPGSSNLVFTYPSVLEQESPASPSESCSKAHRRSSSSGDQSSDSLNSPTLLAL
- the Fosl2 gene encoding fos-related antigen 2 isoform X1: MFQDYPGNFDTSSRGSSGSPAHAESYSSGGGGQQKFRVDMPGSGSAFIPTINAITTSQDLQWMVQPTVITSMSNPYSRSHPYSPLPGLASVPGHMALPRPGVIKTIGTTVGRRRRDEQLSPEEEEKRRIRRERNKLAAAKCRNRRRELTEKLQAETEELEEEKSGLQKEIAELQKEKEKLEFMLVAHGPVCKISPEERRSPSASGLQPMRSGSSAIGAVVVKQEPLEEDSPSSSVVGLEKAQRSVIKPISIAGGFYGEEPLHTPIVVTSTPAITPGSSNLVFTYPSVLEQESPASPSESCSKAHRRSSSSGDQSSDSLNSPTLLAL